A window of Flavobacterium flavigenum contains these coding sequences:
- a CDS encoding homoserine kinase: protein MTQIKLFCPATIANLSCGFDVLGLCLDNAGDEMIVRKSDQKGVRITKIVGADLPLETEKNVSGVAALAMLATLDELDFGFEIEIYKNIKAGSGIGSSAASSAGAVFGINELLGRPYSRKDLVQFAMQGEKLASGNAHADNVAPALLGGFTLVRSYAPLDIIRIDSPEELFATVVHPQIELKTSDARSVLKQTVSLKSAIMQWGNVGGLVAGLYTKDYELIGRSLHDEIVEPLRSVLIPGFDLIKQTAYENGALGSGISGSGPSIFALSRGKNTADQIAKAMSEVYEKMNLPYEIHVSKINPDGVRVL, encoded by the coding sequence ATGACTCAGATTAAACTTTTTTGCCCAGCTACAATTGCAAATCTTTCGTGCGGATTTGACGTGCTTGGACTTTGCTTAGACAATGCGGGTGACGAAATGATCGTTCGAAAATCAGATCAGAAAGGTGTTCGAATTACTAAAATCGTGGGGGCTGATTTGCCTTTGGAAACAGAGAAAAATGTTTCGGGTGTAGCAGCTTTGGCGATGTTAGCCACTTTGGACGAACTGGATTTTGGTTTCGAAATTGAAATTTACAAAAACATCAAAGCCGGAAGCGGAATCGGAAGCAGTGCTGCCAGTTCTGCCGGAGCGGTTTTCGGAATCAACGAATTACTTGGAAGACCGTATTCCAGAAAAGATTTGGTGCAGTTTGCCATGCAGGGTGAAAAACTGGCAAGCGGAAACGCTCACGCCGACAACGTTGCTCCTGCCCTTTTAGGCGGATTTACTTTAGTAAGAAGTTACGCTCCGCTTGATATTATCAGAATTGACAGTCCGGAAGAATTGTTTGCAACGGTTGTTCATCCTCAAATCGAATTGAAAACTTCTGATGCACGTTCGGTACTAAAACAAACCGTTTCCCTAAAAAGCGCCATTATGCAATGGGGAAATGTAGGCGGATTAGTTGCCGGTCTTTATACCAAAGATTACGAATTGATCGGACGTTCGCTTCATGACGAAATCGTAGAACCATTAAGAAGTGTTTTGATTCCGGGATTTGATCTAATCAAACAAACGGCTTATGAAAACGGCGCTTTAGGTTCCGGAATTTCAGGTTCTGGTCCGTCTATTTTCGCTTTAAGCAGAGGAAAAAACACCGCAGACCAAATCGCAAAAGCCATGAGCGAGGTTTACGAGAAAATGAATTTACCGTATGAGATTCATGTTTCGAAAATTAATCCGGATGGAGTTCGCGTTTTGTAA
- the thrA gene encoding bifunctional aspartate kinase/homoserine dehydrogenase I, whose product MKVLKFGGTSVANAQNIKLVLDIINQNSKDDKLVVVVSALSKVTDMLQSAAAKAAENDESFREIVAEIEKKHLDTLKELIPVSEQSSLLSHIKRIINHLETLLDGCFLLGELSPRTADTVLSFGELLSSFIIAQAYQQIDKNAAYKDSRELIKTNADFGKAVVNFEISNVLIQEYFAENDSKITILPGFIAQTLDGITSTLGRGGSDYTAAIIAGATDAEQLEIWTDVNGMFTANPKIVKQAQPIATISYQEAMELSHFGAKVLYPPTIQPVLRKNIPILIKNTFEPEAEGTLISNKVSEQTTPVKGISHIEHISLLTLEGPGMIGVSGSSKRLFEVLSHEKINVIFITQASSEHSICIGILNSDADNAEEAINKAFDVEILQNKIDPCIVEKDLCIIALVGENMKNHQGLSGRMFSTLGKNNVNIRAIAQGASERNISAVINERDVKKALNTLHENFFEENTKQLNLFVMGVGNVGEKFIEQIHSQKKFLKDVLKINVRVIALSNSRKMVFDEDGISLKDWQSNLEKGEPAIATEFIARARELNLRNSIFVDITANASVSEMYEKFLKESIAVVTCNKIACSSAYDNYKKLKSLSRQYNAPFLFETNVGAGLPIIDTVKNLIASGDKVHKIQAVLSGSLNFIFNNFDKNNSFHDVVKEAGVQGFTEPDPKIDLSGIDVARKILILIRESGYEMDIDAIANESFLPAECLATTNNEDFFASLIKHANHFNGIYEEALAKDSRLKYVAQFENGKASVGLQFIPKDHPFYNLEGKDNIVLFYTDRYVDQPLLIKGAGAGAAVTASGIFADVIRIGNI is encoded by the coding sequence ATGAAAGTATTAAAATTTGGCGGAACTTCGGTTGCCAATGCACAAAATATAAAACTCGTTCTCGATATTATCAACCAGAATTCCAAAGACGACAAATTGGTAGTTGTGGTATCTGCTTTAAGCAAAGTAACCGATATGCTGCAATCAGCCGCAGCAAAAGCAGCTGAAAACGATGAAAGTTTCCGCGAAATCGTAGCCGAAATCGAGAAAAAACATCTTGACACTTTAAAAGAACTTATTCCGGTTAGCGAACAAAGCAGTTTGTTAAGCCATATCAAAAGGATCATCAACCATCTTGAAACCTTATTGGACGGATGCTTTTTATTGGGGGAATTATCGCCAAGAACGGCTGACACTGTTTTGAGTTTCGGCGAATTGCTTTCTTCTTTTATCATTGCACAGGCGTACCAGCAAATCGATAAAAATGCAGCTTATAAAGACAGCCGTGAGTTAATTAAAACAAATGCTGATTTTGGTAAAGCGGTTGTGAATTTTGAAATTTCAAATGTTTTAATTCAGGAATATTTTGCAGAAAATGATTCAAAAATCACTATTTTGCCTGGATTCATTGCCCAGACCCTTGACGGAATCACTTCTACTTTAGGCCGTGGCGGTTCTGATTATACTGCTGCTATTATCGCAGGAGCAACTGACGCAGAACAACTGGAAATCTGGACTGACGTAAACGGAATGTTTACTGCCAATCCAAAAATCGTAAAACAGGCTCAGCCAATTGCAACTATATCGTATCAGGAAGCGATGGAATTATCGCATTTTGGTGCGAAAGTGTTGTATCCGCCAACTATTCAGCCGGTTTTAAGAAAAAATATTCCAATCCTGATCAAAAATACTTTTGAACCGGAAGCGGAAGGTACTTTGATTTCTAACAAAGTTTCAGAACAGACTACTCCTGTAAAAGGAATCAGCCATATCGAACATATTTCATTACTGACTCTTGAAGGTCCCGGGATGATTGGGGTTTCAGGTTCATCTAAGCGTTTGTTCGAAGTATTGTCTCACGAAAAAATCAATGTTATTTTTATCACTCAGGCCTCTTCTGAGCACTCTATTTGTATCGGAATCCTGAATTCGGATGCTGATAATGCCGAAGAAGCAATCAATAAAGCGTTTGACGTTGAAATTTTACAAAACAAAATCGATCCTTGTATTGTAGAAAAAGACCTTTGCATTATTGCTTTGGTGGGTGAAAACATGAAAAACCACCAGGGTTTGAGCGGAAGAATGTTCAGTACTTTAGGAAAAAACAATGTGAATATCCGTGCTATTGCACAAGGAGCTTCTGAAAGAAATATCTCTGCCGTAATCAACGAAAGAGACGTTAAAAAAGCACTGAATACTTTACACGAAAACTTCTTTGAGGAAAACACCAAACAGCTGAATTTATTCGTAATGGGTGTTGGAAATGTGGGCGAGAAATTCATCGAGCAGATTCACAGCCAGAAGAAATTCTTAAAAGATGTTTTAAAAATCAATGTTCGTGTGATTGCTTTATCGAACTCCAGAAAAATGGTATTTGATGAAGACGGAATTTCATTAAAAGACTGGCAGTCAAATTTAGAGAAAGGAGAACCTGCTATTGCAACAGAATTCATCGCACGCGCAAGAGAATTGAACTTACGTAACAGTATTTTCGTAGACATTACAGCAAATGCCAGCGTTTCTGAAATGTATGAGAAATTCTTAAAAGAAAGTATTGCGGTTGTAACCTGCAACAAAATTGCCTGTTCATCTGCTTACGACAATTATAAAAAACTAAAAAGCTTATCACGTCAATACAACGCTCCGTTTTTGTTTGAAACGAATGTGGGCGCGGGATTGCCAATTATCGATACCGTTAAAAACTTAATTGCTTCGGGTGATAAAGTGCATAAAATTCAGGCGGTTTTATCGGGAAGTCTGAACTTTATCTTCAACAATTTCGATAAAAATAATTCTTTTCACGATGTGGTTAAAGAAGCCGGAGTTCAGGGATTCACAGAACCGGATCCGAAAATTGACTTAAGCGGAATCGATGTTGCCCGTAAAATCCTGATTTTAATTCGTGAAAGCGGTTACGAAATGGATATTGACGCCATCGCCAACGAATCGTTTTTACCTGCTGAATGTTTAGCAACAACCAATAACGAAGACTTTTTTGCTTCGTTAATCAAACACGCGAATCATTTTAACGGAATTTACGAAGAAGCTTTAGCGAAAGATTCAAGATTGAAATATGTAGCGCAATTCGAAAACGGAAAAGCAAGCGTAGGTTTGCAATTTATTCCAAAAGATCATCCTTTTTACAATCTGGAAGGAAAAGACAATATCGTATTGTTCTACACCGATCGTTACGTAGATCAGCCTTTATTGATCAAAGGTGCCGGAGCCGGTGCAGCTGTTACGGCTTCAGGGATTTTTGCGGATGTGATTAGAATTGGAAATATATAA
- the hutH gene encoding histidine ammonia-lyase, whose translation MREIHYISTETINLETLQEILSYDKALELSEEAKVNVQKCRDYLDKKMASHPEPIYGINTGFGSLYSVKISNENLSKLQENLVKSHACGTGEEVPAEIVKLMLLLKIQSLSYGHSGIQLQTLNRLVDFYNHGILPVIFTQGSLGASGDLAPLAHLSLPLLGEGEVYFEGKKMASAEVLKHFNWEPIVLQSKEGLALLNGTQFMGAYGVHILMKAYKYSYLADLIGTISLEAFDGRIEPFNELIHFIRPHKGQIITAQRVNEFLEGSEIIEQQKKHVQDPYSFRCMPQVHGASKDAIDYVRKVFKTEINSVTDNPNIFIESDQIISGGNFHGQPLALALDFMAIALAELGSISERRTYQLISGLRNLPAFLVDNPGLNSGFMIPQYTAASIASQNKQLATPSSVDSIVSSNGQEDHVSMGANGATKALKVMDNLERILAIELLNASQAIAYREPLKSSDFIEMFLSSYREIVPLVKEDRILHYDIEKTILFLNSFQIENDLLTMA comes from the coding sequence ATGAGGGAAATCCATTATATTAGTACTGAAACCATAAATTTAGAGACTTTACAGGAAATTTTAAGTTACGATAAGGCATTAGAATTATCTGAAGAAGCAAAAGTAAATGTTCAGAAATGCCGGGATTATCTGGATAAAAAAATGGCCTCACATCCAGAACCTATTTATGGAATCAATACTGGTTTTGGATCACTTTACAGTGTGAAAATTTCGAATGAAAACTTATCTAAACTTCAGGAAAACCTGGTGAAGTCACATGCCTGCGGAACCGGTGAAGAAGTTCCTGCTGAAATTGTAAAATTGATGCTGTTGCTGAAAATTCAGTCGTTGAGCTATGGTCATTCGGGTATTCAGCTGCAGACCTTAAACCGTCTGGTTGATTTTTACAATCATGGTATTTTACCCGTGATTTTTACGCAGGGTTCATTAGGGGCTTCCGGTGATTTGGCTCCATTAGCACATTTATCTTTACCATTATTAGGAGAGGGCGAAGTTTATTTTGAAGGTAAAAAAATGGCTTCCGCCGAAGTTTTAAAACATTTTAACTGGGAGCCGATTGTTTTACAATCCAAAGAAGGTTTGGCTTTATTAAACGGGACACAGTTTATGGGGGCTTACGGAGTTCATATTTTGATGAAAGCGTATAAATATTCGTATCTGGCTGATTTAATCGGAACCATTTCGCTTGAAGCTTTTGATGGAAGAATTGAACCTTTTAACGAACTGATACATTTTATACGCCCTCACAAAGGTCAGATTATAACGGCACAAAGAGTTAATGAATTTTTGGAAGGAAGCGAAATTATCGAACAGCAAAAAAAACATGTTCAGGATCCGTATTCTTTCCGTTGTATGCCCCAGGTTCATGGCGCTTCAAAAGATGCAATAGATTATGTTCGAAAAGTATTCAAAACCGAAATCAATTCGGTTACGGACAATCCTAATATATTTATAGAGTCCGATCAGATTATTTCGGGAGGGAATTTCCATGGACAGCCGTTAGCTTTGGCATTAGACTTTATGGCAATTGCTTTGGCTGAATTAGGAAGTATTTCTGAAAGAAGAACCTATCAGTTAATTTCCGGGTTGCGAAATCTTCCGGCATTTTTGGTAGATAATCCGGGACTGAATTCAGGATTTATGATTCCGCAATACACTGCGGCAAGCATTGCCAGTCAGAATAAACAACTGGCAACACCGTCAAGTGTAGATAGCATTGTTTCGAGTAATGGGCAGGAAGATCACGTGAGTATGGGGGCAAACGGAGCAACAAAGGCATTAAAGGTTATGGATAACTTAGAGCGTATTCTGGCCATCGAATTATTAAATGCTTCACAGGCGATTGCCTACAGAGAACCTTTAAAATCAAGTGATTTCATCGAAATGTTTTTGAGTAGTTACAGAGAAATTGTGCCTTTGGTCAAAGAAGACAGGATTTTGCATTATGATATTGAGAAGACCATTTTGTTTTTGAATAGTTTCCAAATTGAAAACGATTTGTTAACAATGGCTTAA
- a CDS encoding DUF47 domain-containing protein has translation MSINSIFQFLVPKDKKFFPLFEEASSNLIELASNLHEAVNLPLKEREVLFQKIDELEQKGEDITRQTNLELSRNFITPFDREDIHTLITSIDNVADYLHGAASRMRLYQVDKITKSIRKMTEINLEACQNIDSAVKELRNLKNFKVIKDACSRINKLENKSDNVYNKAVFEIFENETDAKNIIKYKEVLSVLESATDKCKSVANILESISVKHS, from the coding sequence ATGTCAATAAACAGTATTTTCCAATTTTTAGTGCCGAAAGACAAAAAATTCTTTCCACTTTTTGAAGAGGCTTCAAGCAATTTAATTGAATTAGCTTCTAACTTACACGAAGCTGTAAACCTTCCATTGAAAGAAAGAGAAGTCCTTTTTCAGAAAATTGATGAATTAGAGCAAAAAGGAGAAGACATTACACGTCAGACCAATCTGGAGCTGAGCAGAAACTTTATTACTCCGTTTGACAGAGAGGATATTCATACCCTGATCACTTCGATTGATAACGTTGCAGATTACCTTCACGGTGCTGCAAGCAGAATGAGGCTGTATCAGGTTGACAAGATTACAAAGTCAATCAGAAAAATGACAGAGATCAACCTTGAGGCTTGTCAGAACATTGACAGTGCAGTAAAGGAATTAAGAAATTTAAAGAATTTCAAAGTTATTAAGGATGCCTGTTCCAGAATCAACAAACTGGAAAACAAATCTGATAACGTTTATAACAAAGCAGTTTTTGAAATTTTTGAAAACGAAACAGACGCTAAAAATATCATTAAATATAAAGAAGTATTATCTGTTTTGGAATCAGCAACAGACAAGTGTAAGAGTGTGGCAAACATACTGGAATCTATTTCTGTAAAACATTCTTAA
- a CDS encoding inorganic phosphate transporter, whose product MTILIIIIVLALIFDYINGFHDAANAIATVVATKVLTPFQAVLWAAFFNFLAYWVFGFGVADTVAKTAHTMEINLVVILAGVIAAICWNLLTWWLGIPSSSSHTLIGGFAGAAVAHAIAVHGFSGYIGEDGTTHYWYEIVSWYKAGKDGGMPSGVIIIIAFIVLAPLVGALASYLISIWLLNASRKNIAPKIFTVALMIATVWLVSNLMVPYAEIEKPRFDSHFWSVAFDAHNIKWFLVAFIILTVSAFCLIFSSLNLHQADAALKKMQLLSSAAFSLGHGGNDSQKVMGIIAAAVAVYINTNPGVHMDSWLDVVLPNDDKGIKGVMPGWIPLACYSAIAAGTLSGGWKIVKTMGSKITKVSSFEGVAAETAGALTLYFTEHLKIPVSTTHTITGSIIGVGLTKRVSAVRWGVTVSLIWAWVLTIPISALLAGLVYFILSVFI is encoded by the coding sequence ATGACTATACTTATAATTATTATAGTATTAGCTTTAATTTTTGATTACATCAATGGTTTTCATGATGCGGCAAATGCTATAGCTACTGTTGTTGCTACAAAGGTACTTACGCCTTTTCAGGCCGTACTTTGGGCAGCATTTTTTAACTTTCTGGCTTATTGGGTTTTCGGATTTGGTGTTGCGGATACTGTTGCTAAAACAGCGCACACCATGGAAATTAACCTTGTCGTAATTTTAGCCGGTGTTATTGCAGCAATTTGCTGGAATTTATTGACATGGTGGTTAGGAATTCCTTCAAGTTCATCCCACACCCTAATTGGAGGTTTTGCAGGTGCAGCTGTGGCACACGCCATTGCAGTTCATGGTTTTTCAGGTTATATTGGCGAAGACGGAACTACTCATTACTGGTACGAAATCGTAAGCTGGTATAAAGCAGGAAAAGATGGCGGAATGCCTTCAGGAGTTATCATTATTATTGCATTTATTGTACTGGCACCATTAGTTGGAGCTTTAGCTTCGTATCTAATTTCTATCTGGTTATTGAATGCTTCCCGTAAAAATATTGCACCAAAAATATTTACTGTAGCATTAATGATTGCAACAGTTTGGCTTGTTAGTAATCTGATGGTGCCTTATGCAGAAATTGAAAAACCTCGTTTTGATTCCCATTTTTGGAGTGTAGCTTTTGATGCGCACAATATTAAATGGTTTTTAGTTGCTTTTATAATCTTAACTGTAAGTGCTTTTTGCTTAATATTTAGCAGTTTAAATCTTCATCAGGCTGATGCTGCTTTGAAAAAAATGCAATTATTGTCTTCTGCAGCTTTCAGTTTAGGTCATGGAGGTAATGACTCTCAAAAAGTTATGGGTATTATTGCAGCTGCTGTGGCAGTTTATATCAATACAAATCCAGGAGTTCATATGGATTCTTGGTTGGATGTTGTATTGCCAAATGATGACAAGGGGATAAAAGGAGTAATGCCGGGCTGGATTCCGTTAGCATGTTATTCTGCTATCGCTGCGGGAACTTTGAGTGGAGGATGGAAAATTGTAAAAACAATGGGTTCTAAAATCACAAAAGTAAGTTCGTTTGAAGGTGTTGCAGCAGAAACTGCTGGTGCTTTGACACTTTACTTTACAGAACATTTAAAAATTCCGGTAAGTACAACACATACCATTACAGGATCTATCATCGGGGTTGGATTAACAAAACGTGTATCTGCTGTTAGATGGGGAGTTACTGTAAGTCTAATCTGGGCATGGGTTTTAACAATTCCTATTTCAGCTTTATTAGCAGGATTGGTTTACTTTATATTGAGTGTATTTATCTAA
- a CDS encoding acyl-[acyl-carrier-protein] thioesterase has translation MPIAPNFTSILSKDWEINFTQCTPSGYLKYTDLCNILQLTAAAHSEVGGISFYDMQEFHQAWVLSRMRVEVNALPKSGDIVTVTTWINSLENSRSVRALEMHVNGKKIVGSETYWAVFNTQLRRPEALALPYEHFELFPDKRATTEGFSKININHEKEFVFEKTVYLSDLDIVNHVNNVKYLEWCLDHVEPKKILKQQVESFEMNFMKELSLKDTVEIHENDEEESSRFSITKGEKTCFALQLNWKK, from the coding sequence ATGCCAATAGCACCAAACTTCACATCCATTCTAAGCAAAGACTGGGAAATCAATTTCACACAATGTACTCCCAGCGGTTACTTGAAATATACAGATCTCTGCAATATTTTACAATTGACAGCTGCAGCACATTCTGAAGTTGGAGGTATCAGTTTTTATGATATGCAGGAGTTTCATCAGGCGTGGGTCTTAAGCCGAATGCGTGTAGAAGTAAATGCTTTACCAAAATCAGGAGATATCGTTACTGTAACAACCTGGATCAACAGTCTGGAAAATTCACGTTCTGTCCGTGCTTTGGAAATGCATGTCAACGGAAAAAAGATAGTGGGTTCAGAAACGTATTGGGCCGTTTTTAACACCCAATTACGCCGTCCCGAAGCTTTGGCATTGCCTTATGAGCATTTTGAGCTATTTCCGGATAAAAGAGCCACAACAGAAGGCTTTTCAAAAATAAACATCAACCACGAAAAAGAATTTGTGTTTGAAAAAACTGTTTATTTATCTGACTTGGATATTGTCAATCACGTCAATAATGTAAAATATCTGGAATGGTGTCTGGATCATGTTGAGCCTAAAAAAATCCTAAAACAACAGGTAGAAAGTTTCGAAATGAATTTCATGAAAGAGCTGTCCTTAAAAGATACTGTTGAAATTCACGAAAATGATGAGGAAGAAAGTTCCAGATTCAGCATTACAAAAGGAGAAAAAACCTGTTTTGCATTGCAGTTAAACTGGAAAAAATAG
- the miaA gene encoding tRNA (adenosine(37)-N6)-dimethylallyltransferase MiaA, whose product MKYLITIVGPTAIGKTALSIALAQHFKCEIISCDSRQFFKEMTIGTAVPNKDELASAKHHFIQNKSIFENYTVGDYEKEALAKIEELYQNNDFAILIGGSGLYVDAVLKGFDEFPEIDPKVRSEVNSNYEKIGIEYLQEQLKDLDPDYFQKITLENPQTLQNPQRMMRFVEVCIGTKKPYSSFLNQKKNNRNFTPVLIGLEADREIIYSRINQRVDIMMNEGLLDEAKALYPNKALNALQTVGYRELFSYFDGEFTLPFAIDEIKKNTRRFSKRQLTWFKRNENTKWFDYAEDRKVIINYIEEIVK is encoded by the coding sequence ATGAAATACCTAATTACCATCGTCGGACCAACAGCCATAGGCAAAACAGCCTTAAGTATTGCATTAGCACAGCATTTCAAATGTGAAATAATATCCTGCGACAGCCGTCAGTTTTTTAAAGAAATGACCATTGGCACAGCAGTTCCAAATAAAGACGAATTAGCATCTGCTAAACATCATTTCATTCAGAATAAATCGATATTCGAAAATTATACCGTTGGGGATTACGAAAAAGAAGCTTTGGCAAAAATCGAAGAATTGTACCAAAATAATGATTTTGCAATTCTGATTGGCGGTTCCGGATTGTATGTCGATGCCGTTTTAAAAGGTTTCGATGAGTTTCCTGAAATCGATCCAAAAGTACGCTCAGAAGTAAATTCAAATTACGAAAAAATCGGAATCGAATATCTTCAGGAACAATTAAAAGACCTGGATCCTGATTATTTTCAAAAAATCACTTTAGAAAATCCGCAGACACTTCAAAACCCTCAAAGAATGATGCGTTTTGTTGAAGTTTGTATCGGAACTAAAAAGCCATATTCCTCTTTTTTAAACCAAAAGAAAAACAACCGAAACTTCACTCCTGTTCTTATTGGCTTAGAAGCAGACAGGGAAATAATTTACAGCCGGATCAACCAGCGTGTCGATATTATGATGAACGAAGGTTTATTAGATGAAGCCAAAGCCTTATATCCTAATAAAGCGTTAAATGCGCTTCAAACTGTGGGTTATAGGGAATTATTCAGTTATTTTGACGGAGAATTCACTTTGCCTTTCGCTATAGACGAAATCAAAAAAAACACAAGACGATTTTCTAAAAGACAATTAACGTGGTTCAAACGAAACGAAAACACCAAATGGTTTGATTATGCTGAAGATAGAAAAGTAATTATAAATTATATTGAGGAAATTGTAAAATAA
- a CDS encoding ion transporter: MKNKKSQYEIFREKVKIILYGTNTILGRMFDLVLLGLILLSVLLIMLDTVQGISSKYHYQLWICEWVITMFFTIEYILRIISIQKPVKYIFSFYGIIDLLAVLPMYLSIFFPGASILSIVRALRFLRLFKILQLPQISHQSFQLKEAIDASKEKILVFIYFVLISTVIIGSVMYLVEGKESGFTSIPMAIYWTIVTLTTVGYGDISPQTPLGQFIAALVMILGYGIIAVPTGIVTAEFAKKSLRDNTVSTKNSCQICGSQLHFDNAKFCHECGSELHA, translated from the coding sequence ATGAAAAACAAAAAATCACAATACGAAATCTTCAGGGAAAAAGTCAAAATCATTCTCTATGGTACCAATACCATTTTAGGACGAATGTTCGATTTAGTACTGCTAGGTTTGATTTTATTGAGCGTTTTATTGATTATGCTTGACACCGTTCAGGGTATTAGTTCCAAATATCATTACCAATTATGGATTTGCGAATGGGTAATCACCATGTTTTTCACCATTGAATATATCTTAAGGATTATTTCCATTCAAAAACCGGTCAAATATATTTTCAGCTTCTACGGAATCATTGATTTACTCGCCGTTTTACCCATGTATTTGTCCATATTTTTTCCGGGAGCCAGCATTTTATCCATTGTAAGGGCACTGCGTTTCCTTCGATTATTCAAGATACTTCAGCTTCCGCAGATTTCACATCAGTCATTTCAGTTAAAAGAAGCTATTGATGCCAGTAAAGAAAAAATCCTGGTTTTTATCTATTTTGTACTCATCAGTACCGTAATAATTGGCTCAGTAATGTATCTGGTCGAAGGCAAAGAGTCCGGATTTACAAGTATTCCAATGGCAATCTACTGGACAATCGTAACCCTCACAACCGTGGGTTATGGAGATATTTCTCCACAAACCCCTTTAGGCCAGTTTATAGCCGCACTGGTCATGATTTTAGGTTACGGAATCATAGCTGTTCCTACCGGAATAGTTACAGCCGAATTTGCCAAGAAAAGCCTTCGGGACAATACTGTCAGTACAAAAAACTCCTGTCAGATCTGCGGTTCACAACTTCATTTTGATAACGCTAAATTTTGTCACGAGTGCGGAAGTGAATTACATGCATAA
- a CDS encoding exonuclease domain-containing protein, producing the protein MYAILDIETTGGQFNEEGITEIAIYKFDGHEVVDQFISLVNPEIPIQPFVAKLTGINNAMLSSAPKFYEVAKRIIEITSDCIIVAHNASFDYRILRTEFRRLGYNFESKTLCTVELAQKLIPEQPSYSLGKLVRSLGIPIADRHRASGDAIATTKLFKILLEKDLEKTIVKDFVKFEIEKGISPKLQDLVNQMPAKTGVYYIHNEGGNLIYIGKSQNIRKRVNQHFTGITTKSKRIQAEVFTITYEETGSELIALLKESQEVKINRPRYNRSQKKSVFPYAIYVEKDANGYLNVSIGKADGRKKEITSFASLQEGKNALFKFTAKYHLCQKLTGLYQTKKECFQYKIKECDGACIGEITPEIYNLRVQQFISENSFENKNMILLDRGRNINERSAILIENGIYKGYAYYDLNYQITNIEILKKILIPMQHNRDVKNIIQQYIRKSKSLKIHHF; encoded by the coding sequence ATGTACGCAATATTAGACATAGAAACAACCGGAGGGCAATTCAATGAAGAAGGAATTACCGAAATCGCCATCTATAAATTTGATGGTCATGAAGTAGTTGATCAGTTCATTAGCCTTGTCAATCCTGAGATTCCGATTCAGCCTTTTGTGGCTAAATTAACCGGAATCAACAATGCTATGCTGAGTTCTGCGCCTAAGTTTTATGAAGTTGCCAAACGAATTATCGAAATCACTTCTGATTGTATTATTGTAGCGCATAACGCTTCTTTTGACTATAGAATCCTGCGTACCGAATTCAGACGCTTAGGCTATAATTTCGAATCTAAAACACTTTGTACTGTTGAACTGGCTCAAAAATTAATTCCCGAACAGCCTTCTTACAGTTTAGGGAAATTAGTCCGTTCACTCGGAATTCCGATAGCCGACAGACATCGCGCAAGTGGAGACGCCATTGCGACAACTAAACTATTCAAAATATTACTGGAAAAAGACCTGGAAAAAACCATTGTCAAAGATTTTGTAAAATTTGAAATTGAAAAAGGGATTTCGCCCAAACTTCAGGATCTTGTAAATCAGATGCCTGCTAAAACCGGTGTATATTACATTCATAACGAAGGCGGAAATTTAATTTACATTGGCAAGAGCCAAAATATCCGAAAAAGAGTCAATCAGCATTTTACCGGAATTACAACCAAGAGCAAAAGAATTCAGGCAGAAGTTTTTACCATTACCTATGAAGAAACAGGAAGTGAATTAATTGCTTTATTAAAAGAAAGCCAGGAAGTAAAAATAAACCGCCCGAGATACAATCGCTCACAAAAAAAGAGTGTTTTCCCTTACGCCATTTATGTAGAAAAAGATGCAAACGGTTATCTGAATGTAAGCATCGGAAAAGCCGATGGACGCAAAAAAGAAATCACCTCATTCGCTTCTTTACAAGAAGGCAAAAATGCGCTTTTCAAATTTACTGCAAAGTACCATCTATGCCAAAAACTAACAGGTTTATATCAAACTAAAAAAGAATGTTTTCAATATAAAATTAAAGAATGTGATGGTGCCTGCATCGGCGAAATCACTCCTGAAATCTACAATTTAAGGGTACAGCAGTTTATTTCTGAAAACAGTTTTGAAAATAAAAACATGATTTTGCTCGACAGAGGCCGAAACATAAACGAAAGAAGTGCAATTTTAATCGAAAACGGAATTTATAAAGGATATGCCTATTATGATTTAAATTATCAGATTACAAATATTGAGATACTGAAAAAAATTCTAATCCCAATGCAGCACAATCGTGATGTAAAGAATATCATTCAGCAGTATATCCGAAAAAGCAAATCGTTGAAAATACATCATTTTTAG